A window of Magnolia sinica isolate HGM2019 chromosome 13, MsV1, whole genome shotgun sequence genomic DNA:
cgctttctactgtgtcgtggtcggttggaagggggtgcagccttacccgcccgagagtagggggcaatactaggctgagtctgaccagctcgaggaacgggtccgctattgacgagtcgagcccgatattggcaggcagatagtgggtcttttccactcaccttattgcgcgtgatggggcggcaatctgacttgcagtgtactagaccccagtgatatttcagatttgagctgtattgatatgtggacttagatgaagatttgtatgcttgagttgcatttcgcattacatggccttggtatggtcaacatcattcatgctttgcaccgcatggccttggtatggctaatggtattcttggctttcatcagcatgttccgcattactttgatactgcataactgcattaccaccttgagcacacactttcatcaccctctaagctttctataagcttatgcacgaccgttgcgtgcaggtgacgttggatcgcagtagcgctgaggggttgagcacgtggcagattattttagagtttttgttcatcatcattatatttccctttatgctcattgtacttttaaagtttttgatcatagtggaaatgtgatgcagtttttggttgttgtttgtgggttatgcctttggttatgcttattatgaatcaaattgatgttgaaaatcctcctcgtagcatcccagaatcggaacctggcgaatgggcgctgggagccgagaatggggttctacggaggttgtcggcgctggattcggcgatcgagaattttgtgagcctggtttccgagtttggggcgtgacattccaaacaaaccataagacaagatgTACGTgaaaaatcccaacaagggtaaaaaaccacggatgcaaacttccactctaaagaaaaataaagattacaaggcaatatactaacctctcccttggaagtacagagaaaacttTTTGCCtacaccttataattattttccatcatacctagaaaagccctagggacacctatttataatttaggcaacttccctttcgcacatCTGCGAAAACCAACTCGAAAATCCGCAGTTCGCATCAAATCGggaaacgaatctgtgtaaccttgactggtcgagcagaccctcGACCTGTCGAGTATGGGCCACGATCGGTCAAGCACGTCGGAACCCAAaacctgatgctcgctggactttgagttgagccagtcctcgactggtcgagtgggccactcgaccggtcgagcaaggcactcgactggtcgagcggccccagATGATCTCAACAGGTATTTGATAATAAACTTGGGTTTACGGGCCTCAACACCATTCACTGTTTCTGAAAACAGAGAGATAAATTCGttgaaatggaaaaaagaaaaagaaaaaaagaagacaacTAAATGCTTAAATAATGCTATTAACATTCTACTATGGAATCCACAGTTTTTTATTTGGCTTGACCTAGTCCCAACTCATGGACAGCTGTAATAAATCTGGGCAACAATGTCAGGGATTGGCTCAAACATGTATTTTACATTATAGTGATGAAGTTGACCTTCACTATTCTTGCACCAGCATTATATGCATTCAAAACCGTTATAAGCATTAAAAGAGTGGACTGAGCTCAAAAACCCAATTTACATTGCAAAAGCTTAAAAAGacgtgaagaaaaaaaaaatccatccttCTGTTGGAGTCATTACTCCAGGGATGTACATAACATCACTACCATGGAAATCATTTGAGATTTCCTGATGAAACAAAAGCATTAGAGATTTCCTGATGATATATAAGCATTAGAATTCATGAACAACCACAACCGTATATCTTCAACAAAAATTTGATCAAGGGGCGTTTCCATAAATTAAGATCAATGCTTCTTGAGAAGATAGTTAATTTGTTATTTTTGAGTTCCGTAATCTGAATATGCTACACAGCTACACAGCTCGTACATTAACAAAAAGTTATTCAGAATAATATGGAATTTTCTATGCAAATTCATCGGTGTGacctgaagaagaaaaaaaaggaaagaaacataTGGAAGAAGTAAAGTTCCATCATTGGAGTTTGAAAATGATGCTTGCTTATGTTGCCTATGGTTATCCAGAAAATCCTTAGGAACCTCTAAAAGTTGACAATAGGACCCAACAAAAAAAATAGGGGCTGCTTTCATTTCTCCAAAACTAATATGATGTGCTAATTACATGGAGAAAAATTGTGGCATCCAAAGGGAATTAAATTCAACATATAGACAGGAAGGTCATATGATAATTAGCCATGATATGTGCTCTATTCCATCTGAATCCCATCCAACCAAATTCAATTATGGTTACAAACCACCTAAGCTAAATCCTATTTCTGCCATCatttcaaaaagaaagaaagaaagaaaaaaaaaactggattactttttcaccatttttccattagGTATCCAAACATTGAAAAAGACATTGCATATGCTCCAAAAACTAAAGAAAAGTAAATTTAGAGTAACATGATGATTGTAAATTTACAGTCAAGGTATAATTGTAAATTTACTGTCAAGGTACTTCAATCAATGAGCAGGCTGGCCGGGCTTGTGTTTTGCTTTTAACACACATGATCCAGGCATATGCCTGATTTTCAAGTCTAACAAACAAACACCACAGAACCTACACTTGGATTAAACAGCATCGTCTACTTGTGGCATATCACAATCCAGAGGTGGGAGTCCCTTTTTAAGAATATTTTTCTTGTAATTTCCACCATCAGGCGCATCAGATCAccaattagtgggccccacaaagctcaaTTTAAAATTGTAAAACAAGTAGAACTGAACGCAAATAGCTAGACAAGACTGATGATGATTAATTTCAGAACCACACAATCTGATAATCAAGATAATTTACATCTTGAAACATAATGCTAGACTACCACATCAAAACATTCAAAAAGTTCATGAATATTTTCATGAGTTCATAAGAGAAGCGGTAAGCTACAGTGACTACGTGATATCATTCGCCTTGGCCCCCATGTTTAAACTGCAGAAGAACAGAAAGCAGAGAAATGATAGGAAATACCTAGAACGATCTACATGCATATTCTAGAGACAAAAAAAAGATTACCAGCTTGGCCATTTGTCTCTTTCTTGGGGATCCCCAACTCAGTCAAGATCGCTTCAAGATCTGCAAGCTCCTTTTTCTTCAATTCCTTAGAAAGCTTCCTTTCTGTATCTTTGGGTACCAAAGAAGCTGATGGAGGATTCTTTACTACCAGCTCAGTAGTTAAAGGAACCTCAGGCTCTAGTTCATGCTCTTCCTCAACATCATCAGCATCTTCATCAAGACCATCCTCTTCGCTTTCACTTTCCTGCACATCACAGAGACAAACAGCACTTAAATTTGATTTCAAGACCATCCTCTTCATTTTGGACTCATTATTTTGAGAGCATTTTATGGAATTGTAGAAGGACatgagaagatgaaatttttttcttgCTTGTCCGCCCAGGAATAACAGCACCTATATTAACAGTGTTTCTCACTTTGCACAATAGACAGCTGAAAAAATTTATTCAAGCACAGAAGAAGAAAATATAAGGAGGAGAACATCCATCAAAAAATTCGAGCTAGAGAATCATGCCATAAATCTGTTCAAGTGAATCTCAGGCAGTGACAAATAGCATGCTCCAAGGATTTCATGGTAGTATAAGCACACAAGGAGAGAGCCCATTATGAGAATAACGGGGAGAATATTCTTTCCAAGACAGCTTGCTCTCTAATCCAGATGGACACGCATATTTACTACCCTATGCATGACCAGCACTGCCTGTGAATCCAGCACATGCTACACGCCATAGCAAGATTTGCCATTACCAGAACAACGACAGGTGAACAATAGCTAAAGAGAAACAGAGCCAGCTGGGCAGAATAAAAACAAGCAAAATATCAGCTCAACAAACCCAAGCATTGCCCATACCATAACACCCACTACTTGAAGTCGATCCTACCCTTGTCACATGCTTGGAAGAGCTCTGTTGTTCTTCCAAGCATGTTATCCCAAAGTTTATGTTAAGAACATATCCAAAACCTCCATTGCAAATGCACAATTTTATAAGCAAGCGTCCACCATTTCAGAATTTTCATGATGAAATCATGCACTATGATCATACTCATACTTTTTATATGCTCAACTGTAAGAGCTTTGTCTTTGCTACCAGCCAATCAAACACCACCATACTACTAAAGAGGACCTTAGTACTTCCATATTGTTGGAGCCAGGCCTCCACACTCAGTCCCTCACTGCTATCTCTGATA
This region includes:
- the LOC131224046 gene encoding uncharacterized protein LOC131224046, translating into MKSMWYRGGLGESKLGHWLLQKFETMRTESESEEDGLDEDADDVEEEHELEPEVPLTTELVVKNPPSASLVPKDTERKLSKELKKKELADLEAILTELGIPKKETNGQAGNLFFVSRICM